The Cynocephalus volans isolate mCynVol1 chromosome 1, mCynVol1.pri, whole genome shotgun sequence region TACCTAAACACTTGCCTGCCTTTTCGTAAGCCTTTCCATTATCTGTGAAAAGGGACAAGAACTACATAATTGAATCGACAGATGTCTCCAAATTTCATTTTAACCAGTccattcttcctccctttccacTCTCACTTGCCTTGTACTCCTTTCCAGCCATCTCCCAAGTCATCAAACTGGCCAGTTTATTACTGTTTTGGGAAGTGTGAATGTCCAGACAATTCATCTCTGGACAGGGAAAGATGAAGAAAGGAGAATTAAGAGGGATTTACACCAAGTTATAGCTTTCCAgataattatagatatttttaccCATACTGTTTCTCCCTTTAGGCTGACATGCAAGCCCAAAGTGTAGTTGTAACAATCTGTGTTTGCTGTGttacaaaccaccccaaaacttagtgtcCTAAAACAATCACCATTTATTTATTGCAACTCCAAAATTCTGTGGGCCACAATTTGGTCCAGGCTCAACTGAACAGTTCTGCTGATCTAGGCCAAGCTTGACTGTCCTCTGCTGGGCTCACTCAAGCATCTGCCATTAGCTGCTGGGTTGGCTGGGGGCTGCCTGGTCTATGACGGCTCAGCTGGATGGCTTTTCTctgctccatgtggtctctcatcctccagcagcTAGTCTAAAAGGTTTCAAGAGCAAGAGGTAAGATTCAATGCACAAGTGTTTCTCAAGACTGCTTATATCACATTTACAACTGTCCTAGTGGCTAAAGCAATTCACACGAGCAAGCGCAGTGTGGAAGGGCATGGGTCCAGGAAGGCATAAAAGAATTAATGCCATTACTGCAGTCAACCCACCACAGCAGTCATCAGAAGTTCCTGGCCTTGGTGGTTACCTCTTAGGACCAGCCCTGATGGATGTGTTATGCAACTGGTTCTCATTTCTGATTGCCAAATGCAAAGGCCTCTGTTGAGCCACAATTTATTTGACTTTTCTGTAGCATTTGGCATTGGTGTCCTTCCCTTCTTGAAATCCCTTTCTCCCTGGGCCTCCACCCACCATTTTCCCAATCCCCCTCGTGCCTGTCTCATCCTTCCTTTTGCTCTTTCTAAGTCTCCTTCCTTAGtctcttacattttttctttttaatgattgTATACTCCCTGGCCTAGTTTGTGAAACTTATTTCTCTTGTTGAAAACAAATTCTGCTCATTTATAGTTTTCCagcacctttttctttcttcaggatTTTACAAAGAGTCTCACTGATATCTCAGGACCTGGACTGCAGATGCCCTGGGATAAAATGTGTTAAATTCTATCAGAAAATATGGAGGCTCCTGTGTGCTGCACCTCCTCCTTGGGCTTCGATTGCCTTTTAACAACATTCATTCAGCTCTTTTCCATCAAAGTGTGATTTCCCGGCAGAAGAGACTGGAGAAAAATTGTTGTGGCATCATTCTGTTGTTCTCACGTCACCTGTCATCACCTTCACGCCAATCAGGCCTGGTCTTTCCGTGGGTGCATCAGAGCATGgaagacacacactcacacacccctccattcatttgctcatttttcattgTGACCCTTTTGTTCTCTGTTGTCGGTTTGTTgttattttggattttgtttgtgGCAAGTCTGAGCTTATCTGGGGCTCTAGACTCTCTctgatgcattttattttattttattttattttttatttttatttcttttaaaagatgaccggcaaggagatcttaacccttgacttggtgttgtcagcaccacgctcacccagtgagccaaccggccatccctatatgggatctgaacccgtggccttggtgttattagcaccacactctcccgagtgagccatgggccggtcctCTCTGATGCATTTTAAACATTCCATTTTTGGTTATGGGAActtctttccatattttatttattcctctcaTTTGAAAGCTTCCTGTGCAAATGACACCAGTTTTTATATTACTCCTATCTTTTCTTACGACTCATTTTTGCAGCTGCACAGTTagaattacattttcaaaaattctcaCCTTCTTGAATTATTGTCATCTTCCAGAGTCTCATGTCATGAAATTACGCCTTTTCCTTCCTGAACAGTTTAGTATTTATTCTCTCAAAGTCTTTAGTCTGCATCTGTCCATGCCCTATACTCCTCTCTCTGGCTATCACTTGGTCCTTGTCTCCTGTGGGCCCTATCACTTCTACTGCCAGTCAATCTCTCTTTCCGACCATAATTTGGTCCAGAGTAGCAATTGATGTAGTCAAAATGTCTGTCCCCTGGACCTTATCACACACCTTGCTTTTGCTAGATGAGACTTACAGCAAGTATGAGGAAGTTGAGGGTCCCTACCAGCATGGGCAATGACCAGTCAGAGTGGTTGCCAGCTGAACCCAACTAGTGCATTCTTCAAGATAAAGTTGGGATTCCTGTGCAAGTCTCTCATTTTGACTATCCTTAGTAATTGCCTTGGCTACAAGATTTGACTGTTCAAATCTTCCCTATCTTTTTAGTCTCAGCTCAATTCGCACCTCCTCCACCAGTCAGCTTTACCTACTTGAGCCACTGAATTCCCATTGTATTTAAAGTCTAGaccacagggccgagcccgtggcgcacttggtaaaGTCTAGACCACAAAGCCTAAAAGGGCTGAACCGTGAGTTGTTTGGTATAACGTTCTATGGGTTCAAAGATGTAACGTTACAAATATGGGTACCAAAAGGGATAATGGCTACTGTGTCCCTTGTGGAACCTAGCACAGAGCTAGGTGCAAAAGAGATTTTAAACTTGAACATAATTGCACTGCACTGGATTGAATTAACTTGAGGTAAATAATACAAGGAAATAGTCATTGAAGAGAGGACTGTGGAGCTGGATTTCAGAATCccagatttttgtttgttaaatCTCAAAACTTATTAAAAGACAAAGTACAACAACAATGGAGTAAAGTGCTTTCAAAAGTAGTTATCCATATTGTCttactgaatatattttaaaattatttgtgccTCTCAGTGACTAGTCGGTGTGATTATTATGGTTGTGAAGACGATGGAGATAACTGTGACAATGGCCTAGGATGTACCTGCCAGACTGGGCTGGAAAGACCTAACCCACAGATCGCTTTATGTGTCGGTGAGTGTTCCACCTGCTAACAAATATTCTTCACAACTCctactttctctccttttgcatTTGCTAAATGACAAATGTTACTGCTTGAATTCCCACATGCATTCAGAGTCTGAGTGAAGTGAACTTTGGCTTTAGACATATTGACCAGGACTGGGACCTTGGCTAGGAGCTGGTGAGGTGCCCATGTGCAGCTTCACTTCAGGTGGTGGGGgtagggtgtgtgtgggggggtgggagggtgtcATGTGTGGAGCCAGTGAGCACCCTGTTTTATCCTAGAAAAAGGCAATATGAAAAAATTGTATTATGTCACATGTCATTTGGGGGTTGAAGAGGTTGTTTCTGAAAATTACCCAGAAATCACTGTTTTGAAGCTTCCAGTGTAACGTGTCCCGACACCTGCAATGGAGATCACAAACAATGCTTACTGCAGGACGGTGAGCCAGAGTGCATGTGCCAACCAGGCTACTGGAATGATACTAATGGGACCTGTCAAGAGTAAGAGAAATCACTCCTTTTTACCTTGCCATAGCTGGAGCTCAGCAGAAAGGATGGAGCTGGCAATGGACATATGGGTTGGGGGTCAGATGTTGGTAAGCTGGCATAGGCTGCTGGGTATAGAGCAtggtcatcaccatcatcaccatcaggaGGTTTTGAGCATCCTCTATGTGCCAGGAACACAATAGGTAGTGCCTCTTGCACAGCAACACTGTCAGGAATGTTAGTTCCCCACTGTCAGGTGAGAAAATGGAAGCTGAATGTAAATAACATGCTCCAGCTCACTGGACAGCAAATAAGAGGCAGAGGCATATGGTGTCCCAGCCTGGGAGGCCCTGCGACACTCCATGCCTCTCGGGTTAGCCTCACCTGGATTGCTGGATCCTCCTGGAGCTCAGAGGATGGAGTGTTCTGTTTGCAGCATGAGACCACATAGGATTGCATAGCTCTCAACCTTTCAGAGCCCCGTGGAAGGTGCCCCCGTGGAAGAATGGGAGCGTAAGGAAGAcgtgagaaagagaaggaggagcaagggaaaatggaaggaagaggagggtggAAAGGAAGAACCCTGACATGCTCCCCCCAGGGGGCTCTTTAACACGGTTTCGTATTGCTCCCTGTATTTCAGGTGTGCATTTGGCTACAGCGGAGTCAACTGTAAAGACCGTGAGTATCAAAGTCTTGCTATTATAAGCAAGTTATTAAACATTTGAGAAATAAAGTGACCACATTTAAAATCCTGTCCAGTCTCCCAAAGTCTCTGGCTTCCTCCACACAGGGAGACAAACTTAGCTTGCAGTTGGTCTTCTGGGTCAGGCCATCCCATGCCCACGCTTAGGTTACAGGCAGCAGCACCTCTGCCACAGAAAACAATAGAAGGCAGCCCGAGGGGTGGGCTGGTGCCTCTGCACTTGCTCCAGACCAGAGAAGGGCGTCCTGGCATTATACTGATTTCCTATATTAGCTTAAACATGCATTTTCTGCTACTAGAAAGGATAAAAGGCCAGTACATTCCAAAAATTTTGGTGGGTGTGGAACAGCAGACCTAGAAACCAGACACATAAATACTTAAATCTTTTTGCCTCAGAGCTATGTACTGGTTTGGGATGTGTTGTTGCAAATTCAATTGCTTGGTTCCCTCCTATGTCCCACCCACACTAGATTGGGACAATACTAaccttaaattttaaattattttatattttaaaatttgcataatgAACCAAAGATCAATGATCCAAGATAAAGGAAATATGTGTCTGCCTTCCCGCCAGCCATGAAGATAGTAATGAGAGATGCTCTCaatttctgttgtattttgttgTAAAGAAGGATTTGCtaaatcattttttccttctgggCTTTCtgcacctataaaatgggaggtTTGGACCACATTACCTTCAAGGTCTTTCCCAGACTTAATGATCTATGGCCCAATGAATCCAGATTGGAGGTGGTTGTTTGTGACAGTCATGTAGCAGGAAAAGACAAAGAGGCCCAGAGCAGTGCTGTctgatagaaatataatgtggGCTACATGTTTCCTCTtacattctaaaatttttaaataaatttttaaaactaaaaagaaataggtGATTTTGATTTTAATACCATTTTATTTGACCTAATATGTCTAAAATATCacttcaacatgtaatcagtataagAATTATTAACGAACTATACGTCACCATTTTTAATACTGTTTGGAATCCAGTGTGTGTTACACTTGCAGGTCATCtcgtagccacatttcaagtgtcaACAGTGCTAGACAGAGGAGGAGAATGGGTGGTAACGAACCTCCATTACCTGGCTCCTCTGTGAGTGCCAAATTTACCTCTGGCCTAGTTCCCCTAGCTTATCAGTGAGGTGAGGTGTGGAGAGCAGGCAAAGGCAACAGAGGTGAGGAGGGAGGTGTGGACCTCGGCTGAGATCCCACTCCCCGCAAAGCCCGGGAAGACTCTGCTGCCATCAGCCTCCTTCGAATTTATTGTCTTTTATCTGGCAAGACTGTGTCTTTGATTGAGTTATGAAGACACAGTTTGGggggtatattagtccatttctgttgcttatagcaaaaaaaacagaactgggtaatttgtaagaagatgaaatttatttcttacagtttccgaggctggaaggtccagagtccagggaacacttatggtgagggccttctttggtggtggctttatagcaatgcaggggtctcacatggtagaaaacggtggagcagaggAAGACaaaactctcatgtgctcttcttttaaagccctcagaaccaagcccctgaccaccatttttaatccattcactagggcatggtcactacaatctaatcacctattcgagggcccacctttcaatgaccatagtaggatttcccaccctcagtagTGACAGTGAGGATTTAAGCTTCAGCGAGTTTGGGCgagcatccagtctacagcaggaGGTACTAAATGAAATGAGCCACCTAGCCAAACTGGCCTTGGAGGGGTCAGGGACCAGAGCCCGATCATCCTCACAGCTAGGAGTTGCTCGGAACACATGGACCTGTGCAGTAGACAGCTGGGGGCCAGCTTAGTGGAGGCTGTTCctactcttttcttttccctttcagaATTTCAGCTGATCCTCACTATCGTGGGCACCATTGCTAGCGTCCTCATTCTCAGCATGGCAATTGCATTGATCTTCTCAGCAAGGTATGGGATGGAAGTGCCCCTTTCCTGGGGCACAGTGCCACTGGCATGACACTCTAGTTCCCAAACACACGTATACACCTATTCACTCCTGGACAAGAGCAGGGAAATAAGAGGAAGCCTCTCTAATACCAGttaattttcttctgattataTAAGCTATACATGATCATGGAAGAATATCTAGAAAATAGAGAAGTACGTAAAGGATGAGGATAAAAAACCATGCACAAAACCCACCACCCTGAAGCAATTAACAGTTTGGCATATATCCTTCCAGATATTTTTCTATCTGTTTAAGTGATATCATATACataattttctatcttttgtgtttttaacatttttttgagatttatttttgtttaacacCATAATATGACATAGCAACCATTTTCTTATGTCATTAAATACTCTTTGTTAATAGAATTTAACTCCATTGATGTTGTGAAATATAATTTTCATCAGGTCCTTCCCCTGTCCAGGCCTCTGCTGCACATGGTCACTTCACATCAACTTCAACTGAGCGCccctgtgttttttaaaaaaataggaactTTATCTCTGAGGATGACTATTCCTCAGCttggtgtctttttctttttctttttctttcttttagcagctggctggtgtgggaatcatgaacccttgacctttgtgttacaaggtggcactctaaacAATTGGGCTAAGTGGCCAATCCCTCAGCTCGGTGGCTTAAATTCTCTTCTCTTAAGGGAGGAAGAGTAGGGTCCATtcaatttattcaaaaatatttagatatGCTAAAGTTTCCTCCATTAACAGAAAGGAGAATGCTATTATCTCTTTTCCACTCTAAATGTGCCAAGTGGGGATCTACTTTGATAAAAACAAACTactttttttctaacatttagCTCATATCTGATGTTTTGGCAAAATAGGTGTTTTTCCACTATGATGTAAGAGGATAAACAGATTTTAGGTTCctaacatgttttatttcttcttttttttcttttatttcattttgatatttaCTCTTCCCAGAGACTTAATTATAAGGAGGCAACGCTAGGAACTGGAAACGTGAGCACCCACATCGTCTCTGACTTTCCCTTCTCCAGGAAGAGAGCCAGAACATTCCTGATTCTGGAGCAAGGCTGTCTCCTCTTTTCTTGGGAGGCCTGGCTGACTGCCCTGTCTTCTGGGTCCTCAGGAGTTTTCTAGAACCTTGTGACCCTGTGACAGCATGCATCTTAGTTCCTCTGTTCTGCTGCAGACACAGCTTTGCTCTTAGCACAGTTACAGATTCATGATTCTTGAGAACACACCAAGAATTATCATTTTCTTGCCCCTTTCAAAAGGAAGGGAAACCTCTCCTCAGCCAGTTTAGACAAGAGTATTCAAGACCGTTATCAAAGGGCAGGAACTCTGTTGTGGGTTAGGCTGGCCATCAGAGTCACAGGGCGAGTGACAATCCCAGTGTGACTGAGGCAGGGGTGACTGGGAGTGTTCCTGTGTGCCTCATAGACATGCTggtccctctccccactcccacagtcCAGGGCAATGCAGGATCGGGACCAGGACCATGGCCTGTgggccaggaaggaaggaagggtctCCCTTACCTGCAAGCACTTCCACTTGGTTTTGAATACTTACTCTTGAGATCCTTGAGGGGCACAGTAGAGTTTCCCAGAaactctatttctcctttcaagaCCTTTGTACCTTGAACTCACTTTACTCGCTGAGGTGCTTCTAGATATGCTGACTTTGCTTGAATGAAAAATTGTATCGCAAATAATCTTTTCTCTTTGACTTCTATTATTATTTACAGAAGTAATTCAAAAGCACACTTAAGAATATTAACATTATTAGCAAAATCTGAGTGAGGCCAGTGGAATTAGATGGCAATGTTGGATCAGTATGAACTTCCTGGTTTTGTAGTTAGATGGAGCTTAGGAGGAGACCGTCCTTAAACTTAGGGACTCtacactgaataaaataataaagtattatgGGTAATGGGGCATCGGGTCAGCAACTTATTCTTCATTGGTTCGGAAATGTGAATGATTGGGGAATCTGGGCGATGGGTGTGTGAGAActctataatatatattatatgtaggTGACTTACATGTAAAtttgaagttatttcaaaatttaaaaacatttttaaaaaaagaacactaaCATTTACTTCAGGAAACTTTCTGCCATCGTCTGGTCCTAATAATCCCTGTTACTAATTACAGatcaaagaacaaaaggaagaataTCGAAGAACAGAACTTGATTGAGGAAGACTTTCAAAATCTAAGACTGCAGCAGACAGGCTTCAGCAATCTAGGAGCAGACGGGAACATCTTCCCTAAAATTAGGATAGCTGCCTCTGAAGACAATCGGCCACAAAATCCCTACACAAACCAAAGAGGTGCACCTTTCCCTGACTATTAGGAGGGGTTTCTGTTTGGCAGAGTGACATGCCCCAGGACAGAGTAGGAACCTCAGCTAGTGTGTCTTCCCCAACCCTTGGCTGCCCCTGGCTGGCTTGCTTTCTTCttaatggaaagagaaagatCAAGGAGGAAGCTTGCTTTGTAGTGAATAGCCATGACTTGGCCCCCAGGGCTGACCATCTGTGTAACTTCAGACACACCACTTAATTTTTCTTGccttctatttcctcatctgtaagaagAGCAGCTTCATTTAGATGTCCTTAAGGTCCCTTTAAATTACCAGCTTCTATGGATATGACTCCTGTGACTGTGATAATCATTCCCAGGCCATTTAAGGACACAGGTCTTGGGTCAGGCCCAGGGAAGGATGTTGAATGTAAACATGGTTCTGTGGGATCCTTTCCAGCTGGGCTGTGGACAGgcatctctctcctcccctcccacaaATCTCAAGGAACTCAATTTCTAAAGAGATGGGCAAGTGAGGCTGCTAAGATTTTACGTATCTCCGCTGGGATGGCTTTCCAGGAGAATAGCCTGTACCCGTTAGATTTGTGTTGGATAATCACAGCTGGCACTGCTCAGCGTGATTCGAATGAAATGCTGAAAGGAGGAAGACTGTCAGAGGCGACTCTTCGGGGGAAAGAGTGACAAAGTGACTgagatggaaggaagggaagatgGTGAAGGAAGAGGACAAAGCGGGCCAGGGCGGAGACGGGGATGGAAGAGAGGCGAGGGGGGAAATGATAAAGATGGAAGAATGGGGAGAAAGCTGAAGAAGGCAAACAATGTTAACTAAAGTAACGTTAATATCTTACGAGTCtaaattttctcatatatttctgttaGAGTATTTCTTGTCTAACagtcttctctctctgtgtgtgtctagaaTGGTAAAAATTTGGAAGCCTCCATGGTCCCCAACCCAATACACAAGCTGTTATTTTGAGTGTTTAAAAAGACTGATGAAGAACTGAGCACGGGTGAAGATCTGGCCTCCGACGTTCCTCTTGCATCTGACATCTGCCAGCCTCTCTGAACGGAAGCTGTGAATGTTTGCAATGAAAACAGCTTGCATGCTAAATAAGTGTCTATTAAATCAAATGCACATAGATGCTATTAGTACTTGTAAGATAGTTGATTTTCTCCAATAAGTACGAAGTGCTAAGACAATGGTTAGGGTTTTTTCCTATACAGCACCAATAACCATTTCCAGTCTAGAGGAAATCTGCCCGGCACTGTTCACTCCTGAGAGAACATTCCTCTTGAGTTGATGATCTACAGATAAGTGACCTAATTCTAGTGGGACACTCTTACACATCGGTTGTGGAGGTCCCAGGGGATGAGGAGATAGATACCATCTTTTAAGGGCCTCAGGCTCACTCTCTGACAAATTAAAATAGAGATCTGACTTCTTTCCCTCCAGTGGAGGGATTTTGGCTGCCCTTGAACTGTCAGGAGTTTGGGACCTGGCCTCACTTcaagaagacaggaaagagacGTTTCTCAGCTTTTTCAGGAGGCCTGACCAGAAATCCAGGAACTTCTTGTGGTTAATTAGAAAGCCTGGACTAGGGCTGAccccgcggctcactcgggagagtgcagcactgggagcgcagaggCGCTCCcacctcgggttcggatcctatatagggatgaccggtgcgctcactggctgagcgcggtgcaggcgacaccaagccaagggttacaatccccttaccggtcacataaaaaaaaaaaaaaaaccaacaaacaaaaaaagaaagcctggACTAGAAATGTCCACCATAAGGTGCATTCTAGAGTTTTTGAAATGCTAGtcagtgggaggggcagggggaaaAAACAGGACTGGGGATAGGAGGGAGAGAGGCAAAGGAAGCTGGGCCGGGAGGATGAATGAGGGTGGAGGCACCAGGACCCACCGTCTTCCTTGGATTCCCCTCCCTGATGGGCAAATGGCCCTTGCTCTAATCTATGCCCTGGAGTCTACAAAGAggtgtaaaaacaaaaaacccaggagCAAGAGCTTTAGGTCACTTTGGAATTGGAGACACTCTGTTTGgctgagggtgagaaagggaGCTTGTGCTCAGGAGTCCAGATGTCCTGCCTTGTGATGCAGGCTCTGGAGTACTGCACCGGGGCCTCAGCCTCCCCTGGTGATAGAGGCTTAGCTGTGGCCACCAACACACACACGTACGTAAGAATGGGGGCAACCACAGCAGGACAggcttttttaaatgttatggTGTCCTTGTTTATGTCTGATGTTTGGTTCCTTTacaagtaatttttatttgttgctattattgtttttcttgACTGTTAATTATAAAAGGTAACACAATAAAGTGTCCTTGGTAAATGATGTCCTTTCTTGTGTTTGGGGCTTTTGGCGATGAAGTCTCATTTTAAATAGCAAACATGACAGATGGCAAACTGGAGTGATTGACATCTGCCAACCTCATTAGGGGCTGTTGGGTTACTCAAGATAATTCTTTAACATGCAGTAGGCATTCGGGGCTGCTCCCCCCATGTAtatcccaccctcacccctctcCCCCAATGATGAAGCAGTCATGCATTTTGGGTGGAACTGATCCTACTCCCAGCTCCAGGGGCTGGCCCCAGTTGGCCCAAGTCAGTTAGTGGAATCCCTCCTTGCCACAGTGATTGACTTGAGAGTGAGCCTGAGGCATAACTGGATGCAATTAGGGCAAAGCCTGAGCTTTGGTAGGAGGCTGGGAAGAAGAGAAACTCTTTCTCCTTCTGGAGAGTGGGCTTGAAGATGTGCTGCCTTGAACTGCTTCAGTTTTGCTGAGAACAAAGCTGACACACAGAGGAGGGCAGAGCTGAGAGAACCACAGAGAGATGAAGCTGGAGCCTTGATCAAACCATACCTGAAGGCTTTGGAGTTTCTTCTGCTGAGAGAGAGACCagtttgagtattttttttcctgttatttataGCCGAAAGCATCCGCACTCTTATCACTTATGTTTACTCTTGTATTCTCAAGGGTAGGCAGTGAATAAAAGAAACATGCTCTTATGAACTATTAATGTCCATTGTGAAGACTTAGCCATCAATCAATCAGTTAACAGCAGCAGAGTTAATGTCTACATAACTTAAAATTGGCTGCCGTAACTTGTCATCACAGACT contains the following coding sequences:
- the MUC13 gene encoding mucin-13 — translated: MPGLGGPSNICQRYPCGGNSACILLHDKYFCLCSQGYYYNITCMIGKIFPGEISVIGLETSDLDNENSKAYQELHNAITEFFEYALREYDYGQTVILKVSTSSSARSEVRAGDVVTVSVVNILAQSTSANEMTVSDAINEAIKNVSSNITSLTYTMTSRCDYYGCEDDGDNCDNGLGCTCQTGLERPNPQIALCVASSVTCPDTCNGDHKQCLLQDGEPECMCQPGYWNDTNGTCQECAFGYSGVNCKDQFQLILTIVGTIASVLILSMAIALIFSARSKNKRKNIEEQNLIEEDFQNLRLQQTGFSNLGADGNIFPKIRIAASEDNRPQNPYTNQRGAPFPDY